A genomic segment from Conger conger chromosome 2, fConCon1.1, whole genome shotgun sequence encodes:
- the csdc2a gene encoding cold shock domain-containing protein C2a — MADPDPAPPAEPPLRSPRAPLSLSFPFLREGSRIWERKPLQPGELPSPLPTKRTRTYSATVRATSGPVFKGVCKTFSRSQGHGFIRPSHGGEDIFVHISDIEGEYVPMEGDEMTYKVCPIPPKNLKIQAVEVVITHLNPGTKHETWSGQIISS; from the exons ATGGCCGACCCAGACCCGGCGCCCCCCGCCGAGCCCCCGCTGCGCTCCCCCCGcgccccgctctccctctccttccccttcCTGAGGGAGGGCAGCCGCATTTGGGAGAGGAAGCCCCTTCAGCCTGGGGAGCTGCCCAGCCCCCTGCCCACCAAGCGTACCCGCACCTACTCAGC tacgGTACGGGCCACATCTGGGCCGGTCTTCAAGGGCGTCTGCAAGACCTTCTCCAGGTCGCAGGGTCACGGCTTCATCCGCCCTTCTCACGGGGGAGAGGACATCTTCGTCCACATCTCTGA TATTGAGGGAGAATATGTGCCCATGGAGGGAGATGAGATGACATACAAGGTGTGTCCCATTCCACCCAAAAACCTGAAGATCCAGGCTGTGGAGGTGGTGATTACTCACCTCAACCCTGGGACCAAGCATGAAACCTGGTCTGGTCAGATAATCAGCTCTTAG